One Nonomuraea angiospora DNA segment encodes these proteins:
- a CDS encoding TetR/AcrR family transcriptional regulator produces the protein MTEHSPSARPGRWRSGAESRQRILEAARALFREHGYGGTTVRAVAAQAEVDPAMVFYFFKTKQGLFAAATEMPPHLPSAIESIFTGGLDGVGERIIRTLLENLDKPGRTPLMMLTRSAPTHEVSEALLREFIDREITSRLAAMLDTPDAALRAGMVNVQILGLAVARYIVRLEPIASASADELVASLGPVVQQCLTGQGATTATDTPGSGR, from the coding sequence ATGACAGAACACAGTCCCTCTGCTCGCCCCGGACGCTGGCGATCCGGCGCGGAAAGCAGGCAACGGATCCTGGAAGCCGCCCGCGCGCTGTTCCGCGAGCACGGCTATGGCGGCACGACCGTGCGCGCCGTCGCCGCCCAGGCGGAAGTCGATCCCGCCATGGTGTTCTACTTCTTCAAAACCAAGCAGGGCTTGTTCGCCGCGGCCACGGAGATGCCCCCCCATCTGCCGTCAGCCATCGAATCGATCTTCACCGGCGGCCTCGATGGCGTCGGCGAACGCATCATCCGGACGCTCTTGGAGAACCTGGACAAACCCGGCCGCACGCCGCTCATGATGCTGACCCGGTCAGCCCCCACTCACGAGGTGTCCGAAGCACTACTCCGCGAATTCATCGACCGGGAAATCACCAGTCGGCTCGCGGCGATGCTCGACACGCCCGACGCCGCGCTACGGGCCGGCATGGTGAACGTCCAGATCCTGGGCCTCGCAGTAGCGCGTTACATCGTACGACTCGAACCGATCGCCTCTGCCTCCGCCGATGAACTGGTGGCCAGTCTCGGCCCGGTGGTGCAGCAGTGCCTCACCGGACAGGGGGCTACTACCGCTACCGACACGCCGGGCAGTGGAAGGTGA
- a CDS encoding substrate-binding domain-containing protein: MRPGRPAAGATEHDKSAARGRQRGGRPLSGRVRSDGAPDRSRAPGKAATGPASNSPRRTTGPGAIFASSGLIALGVLRALHEQDVQVPEGIAIVSLDGSWETEYSWPALSSVRQPIEAMAEASADRLLDQHSAERREGDAAARVPLEYRVTRPEQRGGIR, translated from the coding sequence ATCCGGCCTGGTCGGCCTGCCGCGGGTGCAACTGAACACGACAAATCCGCTGCCCGAGGTCGACAGCGTGGGGGGCGACCTCTATCGGGGCGCGTTCGAAGCGACGGAGCACCTGATCGCTCACGGGCACCCGGGAAGGCAGCTACCGGGCCGGCCTCGAACTCGCCGCGGCGGACGACCGGCCCTGGCGCGATCTTCGCCTCCTCCGGCCTCATCGCGCTCGGCGTCCTCCGGGCTCTGCACGAGCAGGACGTGCAGGTTCCGGAGGGCATCGCCATTGTCTCCCTCGACGGATCATGGGAGACCGAGTACTCCTGGCCCGCACTGAGCTCGGTACGACAGCCCATCGAGGCGATGGCCGAGGCATCCGCCGACCGGCTACTTGATCAACACAGTGCCGAGCGCCGGGAAGGTGACGCCGCCGCCCGTGTGCCGCTCGAATATCGAGTTACGCGGCCTGAGCAGCGTGGTGGTATTCGTTGA
- a CDS encoding Gfo/Idh/MocA family protein, translating to MVGAGQFSAHFASLFHLHPGISHVYATDEIEGRAEKLVDVWGLAGARPDFDAMLADPSIDAIAIFTQRWTHGPLVVQALRAGKHVFSTVPMAVSREEISSIIDAVRETGLTYMMGETSYYNPATVFARQKLAAGEFGRVFYAEGDYLHDMDLGFYDAYRFSGGEAWKATASYPPMWYPTHSIGGVLGAIPSHAVSVSCIGVHDERGDGVFDTGVSMFGNDFSNMTALFELADGGSMRINEFRRVGYPARTRESRFRFFGTEGSFEQLATTSIWQDKTEAKDVSELIESRPTLSLDDPLLADVAPALRAAFVSGHAPVHDEEAARLPAEFKGAPNGHEGSHQLLVDDFVRAVEVGTLPTVNAWAAARFTLPGLIAQESALRGGERLAIPDLGDAPVPVGSPLR from the coding sequence ATGGTCGGAGCGGGGCAGTTCTCGGCCCACTTCGCCTCCCTCTTCCACCTGCACCCTGGCATCTCCCACGTGTACGCGACGGACGAGATCGAAGGTCGCGCGGAGAAGCTGGTCGACGTTTGGGGCCTGGCCGGCGCACGCCCCGACTTCGACGCCATGCTGGCCGATCCGTCGATCGACGCGATCGCCATCTTCACGCAGCGCTGGACGCACGGGCCGCTCGTCGTACAGGCCTTGCGTGCCGGCAAGCACGTCTTCTCGACGGTGCCGATGGCGGTGTCGCGGGAGGAGATCTCCTCGATCATCGACGCGGTGCGCGAGACGGGCCTGACGTACATGATGGGGGAGACCAGCTACTACAACCCTGCCACCGTCTTCGCGCGGCAGAAGCTCGCCGCGGGAGAGTTCGGCCGGGTGTTCTACGCCGAGGGCGACTACCTGCACGACATGGATCTCGGCTTCTACGACGCGTACCGCTTCAGCGGCGGTGAAGCCTGGAAGGCGACGGCCAGTTACCCGCCCATGTGGTACCCGACCCACTCCATCGGCGGAGTGCTCGGGGCGATCCCGAGCCATGCCGTGAGCGTCAGCTGCATCGGCGTTCACGACGAAAGAGGCGACGGTGTCTTCGACACCGGGGTCAGCATGTTCGGCAACGACTTCTCCAACATGACCGCGCTGTTCGAACTCGCCGATGGCGGCTCGATGCGGATCAACGAGTTCCGGCGGGTGGGCTACCCAGCACGGACCCGCGAGAGCCGGTTCCGCTTCTTCGGCACCGAGGGCAGCTTCGAGCAACTGGCCACGACCTCGATCTGGCAGGACAAGACCGAAGCGAAAGACGTGTCCGAACTGATCGAGTCCCGGCCGACCTTGAGCCTCGATGATCCCCTGCTCGCCGATGTCGCACCGGCGCTGCGCGCCGCGTTCGTGTCGGGGCACGCTCCGGTGCACGACGAGGAGGCCGCACGCCTGCCAGCCGAGTTCAAGGGGGCGCCGAACGGACACGAGGGGAGCCATCAGCTCCTGGTCGACGATTTCGTACGCGCCGTCGAGGTCGGCACCCTGCCGACAGTCAATGCATGGGCCGCCGCCCGCTTCACTCTGCCCGGCCTGATCGCGCAGGAATCGGCCCTTCGCGGCGGCGAGCGTCTCGCCATACCCGATCTCGGGGACGCTCCCGTCCCCGTCGGCAGTCCGCTGCGGTAG
- a CDS encoding alpha/beta hydrolase, protein MRHLLAVAAGLVVLAASACSAPTPPRSATSPSPTPTGPAVLPAPTGDHTVGTTILYVNDTSRPDPWNLDVKTRELKVTVWYPTEQKDGERAPYVTPKESELFLKGSKVAGVPSDTLSKTRTNAIKDAEPAGEKLPLVVLSAGFTKPLSSLTSLAEDLASRGYVVAGIDHTYESYVTTLSDGRVAECIACDSDTARRPP, encoded by the coding sequence ATGAGACACCTCCTGGCAGTCGCCGCGGGACTGGTCGTCCTGGCCGCGTCCGCCTGCTCCGCGCCCACGCCGCCCCGGTCGGCAACCAGCCCGTCGCCCACGCCCACCGGTCCGGCCGTCCTGCCCGCGCCCACCGGTGACCATACGGTCGGCACCACCATCCTGTATGTGAACGACACCTCCCGCCCCGATCCCTGGAACCTCGACGTCAAAACCAGGGAGCTCAAGGTCACCGTGTGGTATCCGACCGAGCAGAAGGACGGGGAGCGGGCGCCGTACGTGACGCCGAAGGAGTCGGAGCTCTTCCTGAAGGGCTCCAAGGTCGCGGGCGTGCCGTCTGACACGCTGAGCAAGACGCGGACGAACGCCATCAAGGACGCCGAACCCGCAGGGGAGAAACTTCCACTGGTGGTGCTCTCTGCCGGCTTCACCAAGCCGTTGAGCTCACTCACGTCCCTGGCCGAGGACCTGGCCAGCCGAGGGTACGTGGTGGCCGGGATCGACCACACCTACGAGAGCTACGTCACGACCTTGTCCGATGGGCGGGTCGCCGAGTGCATCGCGTGCGACAGCGACACCGCGCGCCGACCACCCTGA
- a CDS encoding DUF3159 domain-containing protein has protein sequence MNFNLLTQKSLSLFAVVGGWRTLAESIASRALFTVVYLITGQVTTSALIAVGGVFVIAVARVWTDRKYWQAAGGLLTVGVSAFLAGSSGVGVNFYLVGVLASVAGAAVFLVSMLVGWPLIGLVVGQARGERFTWRRDRARRRLYQKCSAVFLAKFAIGAMVMVPLYLAGNVIVLGIVSTLLTMPATAACAYVIWRILRAEADPTGAESAVPISNRG, from the coding sequence ATGAACTTCAACCTGCTGACGCAGAAGTCGCTGTCCTTGTTCGCCGTAGTGGGCGGCTGGCGCACGCTCGCGGAAAGCATCGCATCCCGAGCGCTGTTCACGGTTGTCTATCTGATAACCGGCCAAGTCACGACCTCCGCCCTGATCGCAGTCGGTGGTGTGTTCGTCATCGCGGTGGCCCGGGTGTGGACCGACCGAAAGTACTGGCAGGCAGCAGGCGGGCTACTCACGGTGGGCGTGTCTGCGTTCTTGGCCGGGAGTAGCGGGGTGGGGGTCAACTTCTACCTTGTCGGTGTGCTGGCCAGCGTGGCCGGCGCGGCCGTGTTCCTGGTATCCATGCTGGTGGGGTGGCCGTTGATCGGGTTGGTGGTGGGGCAAGCGCGCGGTGAACGGTTCACCTGGCGGCGCGATCGTGCGAGGCGGCGCCTCTACCAGAAGTGTTCGGCGGTCTTCCTGGCGAAATTCGCCATCGGCGCGATGGTGATGGTGCCTTTGTACCTGGCCGGGAACGTGATCGTGCTCGGGATTGTCAGCACACTGCTGACCATGCCCGCAACCGCCGCCTGCGCCTATGTGATCTGGCGGATCCTGCGCGCCGAAGCGGACCCCACGGGAGCCGAATCCGCAGTTCCCATCTCGAACCGCGGCTGA
- a CDS encoding FAD-dependent oxidoreductase — translation MNFINRWRKVGRVKVVVVGAGLGGLTLAHGLRRAGIDVVVYEREGEQGRPQGISLHFDDRGTAALRACLPPPHVAMAEATMGGPREQRLLLSEVEGRLVVARSQPLDGTAGVRPGRQVHRPLLRAVLLTGLEDTVRFGAEFTRFEQRPDGTVRSWFADGSTDTADVLVGADGIGSAVRRQYLPHVRVVDTGKRTLMGATPLRAVAGTGLPELIGHSPSNAQAHGAMMAMAVLRFSQPPVVARKEWLPALRSRVVADAEDYMMWALPVTKEVLGSAESPATVWRRAQEVSAGFHPTLQMVVDHAWPHLTVALRGGLIPLMQAWPAAPVTVIGDAIHVAPGFGGNLAMQDAHRLCDELVQASHGQQSLRAAIGAYEDAMRRDSFPAPGVTKGTPRMVPTPGGSGGSNGAEVST, via the coding sequence TTGAACTTCATCAACCGGTGGAGAAAGGTCGGCAGGGTGAAGGTGGTCGTGGTCGGTGCGGGGCTTGGCGGGTTGACGCTGGCCCACGGGTTGCGACGGGCGGGAATCGACGTCGTGGTATACGAGCGGGAAGGGGAGCAGGGGCGCCCGCAGGGCATCAGCCTGCATTTCGATGACCGCGGAACGGCTGCGCTGCGGGCGTGCCTGCCGCCGCCGCACGTGGCGATGGCGGAGGCCACCATGGGCGGACCGCGCGAACAGAGGCTGCTCCTGTCCGAAGTAGAGGGAAGGCTCGTGGTTGCGCGGAGCCAACCGCTGGACGGCACGGCGGGGGTGCGTCCCGGGCGGCAGGTACACCGGCCGCTGTTGCGGGCGGTGCTGCTGACCGGACTGGAGGACACGGTGCGGTTCGGGGCGGAGTTCACGCGGTTCGAACAGCGGCCCGACGGGACCGTCCGATCGTGGTTCGCCGATGGCAGTACGGACACCGCCGACGTGCTGGTCGGTGCGGACGGCATCGGTTCAGCCGTTCGCCGCCAGTACCTGCCTCATGTGCGGGTGGTCGACACGGGGAAACGCACGCTGATGGGCGCGACGCCGCTGCGGGCCGTGGCCGGTACCGGGCTACCCGAACTGATCGGCCACAGCCCCTCCAACGCACAGGCGCACGGCGCGATGATGGCGATGGCCGTGCTGCGGTTCAGCCAGCCGCCGGTCGTCGCGAGGAAGGAGTGGCTGCCTGCTCTGCGCTCCCGCGTCGTCGCCGATGCCGAGGACTACATGATGTGGGCGCTGCCCGTCACGAAGGAGGTGCTCGGTTCGGCCGAATCACCGGCCACGGTGTGGCGCCGAGCGCAGGAAGTGTCCGCCGGTTTTCACCCGACGTTGCAGATGGTCGTCGACCACGCATGGCCGCACCTCACAGTCGCCCTGCGGGGCGGGCTGATCCCGCTGATGCAGGCATGGCCGGCTGCTCCGGTGACGGTCATCGGCGATGCGATCCACGTGGCACCGGGTTTCGGCGGCAACTTGGCGATGCAGGATGCGCACCGCCTCTGCGATGAACTGGTCCAGGCCTCCCATGGGCAGCAGAGTCTGCGCGCCGCGATCGGTGCTTACGAGGACGCGATGCGCCGCGACAGCTTCCCCGCCCCCGGCGTCACCAAAGGCACCCCCCGCATGGTTCCCACCCCCGGCGGATCCGGCGGATCCAATGGAGCGGAGGTCAGCACATGA